One region of Halomonas huangheensis genomic DNA includes:
- the orn gene encoding oligoribonuclease: MSDNTQGSTATQNSPRSDLLVWIDLEMTGLDPQRERIIEVATLVTDGDLQVIAEGPVIAVHQSDSLLEGMDEWNTRTHGGSGLTERVRSSRIEPGEAERQTLAFLSQYVVPGTSPMCGNSIHQDRRFLEREMPELWAFFHYRNLDVSTLKELAKRWNPAALEGFSKRNVHLAMDDIKESIAELTHYRKTFLKAADDS, from the coding sequence ATGTCTGACAATACACAAGGGTCCACTGCTACCCAGAACTCGCCGCGCTCCGATCTACTGGTGTGGATCGATCTCGAGATGACGGGTCTCGACCCGCAGCGTGAGCGCATCATCGAGGTGGCGACGCTGGTCACCGATGGCGATCTACAGGTGATCGCCGAGGGGCCCGTGATTGCCGTGCATCAGAGTGACAGCCTGCTGGAGGGGATGGACGAGTGGAACACTCGGACCCATGGTGGTTCAGGCCTGACCGAGCGTGTACGCAGCAGTCGCATTGAACCCGGTGAGGCCGAGCGTCAGACACTGGCGTTTCTGAGTCAATATGTGGTCCCCGGCACTTCGCCAATGTGCGGCAACTCGATTCACCAGGACCGCCGATTCCTCGAGCGGGAAATGCCCGAACTATGGGCATTCTTCCATTATCGTAATCTGGATGTCTCTACGCTCAAGGAACTGGCGAAACGCTGGAACCCAGCGGCATTGGAGGGCTTCAGCAAGCGCAATGTGCACCTGGCCATGGACGACATCAAGGAGTCCATCGCTGAGCTGACCCACTATCGCAAGACCTTTCTCAAGGCGGCTGATGACAGTTAG
- the rsgA gene encoding small ribosomal subunit biogenesis GTPase RsgA: protein MSKRKLSRQQRWRIEKVQAERAKRAAKRQDEDDGKLAAGEYGSERNGRVIAHFGRTLDIAEHSGETPTRCHLRANLEGLVTGDRVIWRQGEDGSGVVVARGERDNVLERPDMRGLLKPVAANIDQILIVFAVEPEPHAGLIDRYLVAAEATGIKPVLVLNKIDLLPEDGGELRELLSRYESLGYSVVATSTSSEGGMQPLYAQLAGRTSVFVGQSGVGKSSLIGHLLPDEQLRIGELSTDSRKGRHTTTTAQLYRLPAPDDQLASGELIDSPGIREFGLIHLDERQVTEGFIEFQPLIGLCRFRDCRHRQEPGCALLEAVERGEIHPERFASYRRIIDSLDNDT, encoded by the coding sequence ATGAGCAAACGTAAACTAAGTCGTCAGCAGCGCTGGCGCATCGAGAAGGTTCAGGCCGAGCGCGCCAAACGTGCGGCCAAACGTCAGGATGAAGACGACGGCAAGCTGGCCGCTGGCGAGTATGGCAGCGAGCGGAATGGTCGCGTGATCGCTCACTTCGGTCGCACTCTGGATATCGCTGAGCATAGCGGAGAGACGCCGACGCGTTGTCACCTACGCGCCAACCTCGAAGGGCTGGTCACCGGTGATCGAGTGATCTGGCGTCAGGGTGAGGACGGCAGTGGCGTCGTAGTGGCTCGTGGTGAGCGAGACAATGTCCTTGAGCGCCCCGATATGCGTGGCCTGCTCAAACCGGTTGCGGCCAACATCGACCAGATCCTGATCGTGTTCGCAGTGGAACCCGAGCCTCATGCGGGGTTGATCGACCGTTACCTGGTGGCCGCTGAAGCCACCGGCATCAAACCGGTGCTGGTGCTCAACAAGATCGACCTGTTGCCGGAAGACGGCGGCGAGCTGCGCGAACTGCTGTCACGCTACGAGTCACTGGGTTACTCGGTAGTCGCCACGTCGACGTCCAGCGAAGGCGGCATGCAGCCACTGTATGCGCAGCTGGCGGGAAGAACATCGGTGTTCGTCGGCCAGAGTGGTGTCGGCAAGTCCTCGTTGATCGGCCATCTGCTGCCGGATGAACAGTTGCGCATCGGCGAACTGTCGACCGACAGCCGCAAGGGTCGCCATACCACCACCACCGCACAGCTCTACCGTTTGCCGGCACCGGATGACCAGCTCGCCAGTGGCGAGTTGATCGATTCCCCGGGGATACGGGAGTTTGGACTGATCCACCTCGACGAGCGTCAGGTGACAGAGGGGTTTATCGAGTTCCAACCGTTGATAGGGCTTTGCCGCTTCCGCGACTGCCGCCACAGACAGGAACCCGGTTGCGCCCTGCTTGAAGCTGTCGAGCGCGGAGAGATTCATCCCGAACGCTTTGCCAGTTATCGTCGTATCATCGATAGTCTGGATAACGACACCTGA
- a CDS encoding transposase, whose product MRRGVMLLRTRRRYTPEFKQHVVQCSLESADSQTVIAARFDVPTSVLERWRREHVSTHEKDQKPLPNRGASKSLADLERENRQLRKQLARKELEVEILKKAEEYFAKGMK is encoded by the coding sequence ATGAGGAGAGGTGTCATGCTTCTACGTACACGTCGTCGGTATACGCCTGAATTCAAGCAGCATGTGGTTCAGTGCTCTCTGGAATCGGCGGATTCCCAAACGGTCATTGCTGCCAGGTTCGACGTACCTACCAGTGTCCTTGAACGGTGGAGGAGAGAGCACGTGTCGACTCATGAGAAGGATCAGAAGCCACTGCCCAACCGGGGAGCCTCGAAGAGCCTGGCTGACCTCGAACGCGAGAACCGCCAGCTCCGCAAGCAGTTGGCACGCAAGGAGCTGGAGGTAGAGATCCTAAAAAAGGCCGAAGAGTACTTTGCCAAGGGCATGAAGTAA
- a CDS encoding N-acetylmuramoyl-L-alanine amidase, with protein sequence MTANFWKLAALAAVACPGLAILPVQASNIENMRLWAAPDHSRLVLDLSAPVSASVFELDNPRRLVIDLADTHLDSNPDSIDLDGSAISAVRTGVRDGDDLRVVLELNREVEPRHFALSPNDQYGDRLVVDLEYPGESAVEDPIDPIESMIREQEIAASRARTVAVAEGLDPEVAAPAVIDEAQPHPKRDIIIAVDAGHGGEDPGATGPSGTREKDVVLEMADRLARMINQAPGFKAVMIRDGDYYVGLRQRTIIAREQKADFFVSIHADAFNSPRPHGSSVFALSQSGATSETAKWLAATENRSDLIGGVDGSLSLDDKDQVLRGVLLDLTMTATLSDSLTIGGGVLERIGQVNALHKSRVEQAGFVVLKSPDIPSLLVETGFISNPDEERRLRDGAYQERMMAAVFGGVRAHFQQNPPPASLLAWERDHGRTTGSGEYRIQPGDTLSGIASQHGVSLGQLRQANELNDDVIRVGQVLRIPST encoded by the coding sequence ATGACGGCGAACTTCTGGAAGTTGGCCGCGCTGGCGGCTGTCGCGTGTCCCGGCCTGGCGATACTCCCGGTTCAGGCATCGAATATCGAGAACATGCGCCTATGGGCGGCCCCGGATCACTCGCGGCTGGTGCTGGACCTTTCGGCGCCGGTGAGTGCTTCGGTGTTCGAGCTGGATAACCCGCGTCGATTGGTTATTGATCTTGCTGACACACATCTAGACTCCAATCCGGACAGTATTGATCTCGATGGTAGCGCGATCAGTGCAGTGCGGACCGGTGTGCGTGATGGTGACGATCTGCGCGTGGTGTTGGAGCTTAATCGAGAAGTTGAGCCGCGTCACTTCGCGCTGTCGCCGAACGACCAGTACGGCGACCGTCTGGTGGTGGATCTCGAGTACCCCGGTGAGAGTGCCGTGGAAGACCCGATCGATCCCATCGAGTCGATGATTCGCGAGCAGGAGATTGCGGCAAGCCGGGCCAGAACCGTTGCCGTAGCAGAGGGGCTTGACCCCGAGGTGGCGGCGCCTGCCGTGATCGATGAGGCTCAACCACATCCGAAGCGTGACATCATCATCGCCGTGGACGCTGGTCACGGTGGCGAGGACCCTGGCGCCACCGGTCCCAGTGGGACCCGTGAGAAGGATGTCGTCCTCGAGATGGCTGATCGCCTGGCGCGGATGATCAATCAAGCACCTGGCTTCAAGGCAGTGATGATCCGTGATGGCGACTATTATGTTGGGTTGCGCCAACGGACAATCATCGCCCGTGAGCAGAAGGCCGACTTCTTTGTCTCCATTCATGCCGACGCCTTCAACAGTCCGCGACCGCACGGCAGCTCGGTGTTTGCACTGTCGCAGAGTGGAGCAACGTCGGAGACTGCCAAGTGGCTGGCGGCGACCGAGAATCGCTCCGATTTGATCGGTGGTGTGGATGGCAGCCTGTCTCTGGATGACAAGGATCAGGTGTTGCGCGGCGTGCTGCTCGATCTGACCATGACTGCCACACTCAGCGACTCGCTGACCATCGGTGGTGGGGTGCTGGAGCGTATTGGCCAGGTCAACGCTCTGCACAAGTCGCGCGTCGAGCAGGCTGGCTTTGTGGTGCTCAAATCGCCAGATATTCCGTCACTGCTGGTCGAGACCGGCTTCATCTCCAACCCGGATGAAGAACGTCGTCTGCGTGATGGTGCTTATCAGGAGCGTATGATGGCCGCGGTATTCGGTGGTGTGCGCGCTCATTTTCAACAGAACCCGCCCCCCGCGAGTCTGTTGGCATGGGAGCGTGACCATGGGCGTACAACAGGCTCGGGGGAATACCGTATTCAGCCCGGTGATACCCTGTCAGGTATTGCCTCGCAGCATGGCGTTTCACTGGGTCAGCTGCGTCAGGCCAACGAGCTCAATGATGACGTGATTCGCGTCGGACAGGTATTGAGGATTCCCAGTACATGA
- a CDS encoding IS3 family transposase, with protein sequence MQRFHGDQYPVAMMCKVLGVSRSGFYRWASRTPSKRCQANQALSMFLHQEAEQQHGIPGYRKLWYSAVQSGFICSQNRVQRLLQRMGYRSVTAPRPGWRKPKPGIPVRPNLLNRGFCVDEPDRVWVSDITQVRCQEGWLYIATVMDLYSRRVVGHACSPQVDATLVKEAVVEALSWRSITEGDSLFHSDQGAQYRSEDVLKTLNGAGFTISMSRRGNCWDNACAESFFSLMKREWLHHLGLVTREEMKKAVKYYIEEYYDGVRAHETLGGLTPRDYELAA encoded by the coding sequence ATCCAGCGTTTTCATGGTGATCAATATCCGGTCGCCATGATGTGCAAAGTACTCGGAGTGTCTCGATCCGGCTTCTATCGCTGGGCGTCCAGGACGCCATCGAAGCGCTGCCAGGCCAATCAAGCACTGTCGATGTTTCTGCATCAGGAAGCTGAGCAGCAGCATGGGATTCCCGGCTACCGCAAGCTCTGGTATTCCGCAGTGCAGTCAGGCTTCATCTGCAGCCAGAACCGAGTCCAACGACTGCTTCAGCGCATGGGATATCGCTCTGTGACAGCTCCTCGCCCTGGTTGGCGCAAACCAAAGCCCGGTATCCCGGTACGCCCCAATCTGCTCAACAGAGGCTTCTGTGTCGACGAGCCTGACCGTGTCTGGGTATCGGACATCACTCAGGTTCGGTGTCAGGAAGGCTGGCTCTACATTGCTACGGTCATGGACCTGTACTCGCGTCGCGTGGTCGGTCATGCCTGCAGCCCTCAGGTGGATGCCACCCTGGTGAAAGAAGCTGTAGTGGAGGCGCTGAGCTGGCGGTCGATCACTGAGGGAGACAGCCTGTTCCACTCAGATCAGGGAGCTCAGTATCGCAGTGAGGACGTGCTGAAAACACTGAATGGGGCCGGCTTTACGATCAGCATGTCTCGGCGAGGGAACTGTTGGGACAACGCCTGTGCAGAGAGTTTCTTTTCTCTGATGAAGCGGGAGTGGCTGCATCATCTGGGGCTGGTGACGCGTGAGGAAATGAAGAAGGCGGTGAAATACTACATTGAAGAGTACTACGATGGAGTCCGCGCTCACGAGACCCTGGGCGGATTAACACCCAGGGACTACGAGTTGGCGGCCTAA
- a CDS encoding sulfurtransferase, with protein sequence MSSEDNLLPLIVEPEAVADALGHEDVLIIDVPMKPESYTEGHIPGALFLDHRRLLKGSGKVPNEVPDVEALSELFSSLGLTRDTHVVAYDDEGGGWAGRLLWTLELIGHRRYSYLNGGIHAWRAAGLPQSTETHQPSPGRYEAEILRPEVAIDRLEINERLGTEGFAIWDARSPDEYAGLKGNNKHLGHLPGAVNMEWTAAMDRERSLRIRDYAELITELQAMGLTPDMQVVTHCQSHHRSGFTWLVGKALGFDRIRAYPGSWQEWGNRDDTSIEKT encoded by the coding sequence ATGAGCTCGGAAGACAACCTACTGCCGCTGATTGTTGAGCCGGAAGCCGTGGCCGATGCCCTCGGCCACGAGGACGTCCTGATCATCGATGTGCCGATGAAGCCGGAAAGCTACACCGAGGGTCATATTCCCGGTGCACTGTTTCTCGATCATCGACGCCTGCTCAAGGGTAGCGGCAAGGTACCCAATGAGGTTCCGGATGTGGAAGCACTGTCTGAGCTGTTCTCGTCGCTGGGACTGACTCGTGACACACATGTGGTCGCCTACGACGATGAAGGCGGTGGTTGGGCAGGCCGCCTACTGTGGACTCTCGAGTTGATCGGTCACCGTCGCTATTCCTATCTCAACGGTGGCATCCATGCCTGGCGCGCGGCGGGACTTCCTCAGTCCACGGAAACCCACCAGCCTTCACCAGGCCGCTATGAAGCCGAGATTCTGCGCCCCGAGGTTGCCATCGATCGTCTCGAAATCAACGAACGACTGGGCACGGAAGGCTTTGCGATCTGGGATGCCCGATCCCCCGATGAGTATGCCGGCCTCAAGGGCAACAACAAGCACCTCGGACACCTCCCCGGCGCGGTCAATATGGAATGGACCGCCGCCATGGATCGTGAGCGCTCACTTCGCATCCGCGACTACGCCGAACTGATTACCGAATTACAGGCCATGGGCCTGACTCCGGATATGCAAGTGGTCACTCACTGCCAGAGCCATCACCGCAGCGGCTTTACCTGGCTGGTGGGTAAGGCGTTGGGCTTCGACAGGATCCGCGCCTACCCAGGCTCCTGGCAGGAATGGGGCAACCGCGACGATACATCGATCGAGAAGACGTAA
- the queG gene encoding tRNA epoxyqueuosine(34) reductase QueG — protein MPTPSAITDIDLGALADRIKSWGRELGFQQLGITDVDLAEDEQRLERWLADGHHGEMQFMAKHGRKRTRPAELEPGTVRVISARLDYLPPEVETTKVLGQPTRAYVSRYATGRDYHKLMRKRLQSLARMIEAEVGPFGYRAFVDSAPVMERALARKAGLGWFGKNAMLLNPKAGSLFFLGELYTDLPLPVDEPFEHEHCGSCSACRSACPTGAIVDDRIVDARACISYLTIELHGAIPEHYREAMGNRVFGCDDCQLVCPFTRFTRVSNEVDFAPRHDLDRASLLSLFGWSEEEFLERTAGSPIRRIGYERWLRNLAIGLGNAPWSRAVEAALLLRLAYPSDLVREHVRWALDRQRDKRQATIAVA, from the coding sequence ATGCCCACCCCGTCTGCCATCACCGACATTGATCTCGGCGCTCTTGCTGATCGCATCAAGAGCTGGGGCCGCGAGCTCGGATTTCAGCAACTCGGCATTACCGATGTCGATCTGGCTGAAGACGAACAGCGTCTCGAACGCTGGCTTGCCGACGGTCACCACGGCGAGATGCAGTTCATGGCCAAACATGGTCGCAAGCGCACCCGTCCCGCAGAACTCGAGCCGGGAACCGTGCGCGTCATCAGCGCGCGCCTCGACTACCTCCCGCCAGAGGTCGAAACCACTAAAGTGCTGGGCCAGCCGACCAGGGCCTATGTCTCGCGCTATGCCACCGGCCGCGACTACCACAAGCTGATGCGCAAGAGGCTACAATCGCTGGCCCGCATGATCGAGGCCGAAGTGGGGCCATTCGGCTATCGCGCCTTCGTCGATTCGGCTCCGGTCATGGAGCGCGCGCTGGCCCGCAAGGCCGGACTCGGCTGGTTCGGCAAGAATGCCATGTTGTTGAACCCGAAGGCCGGCTCACTGTTCTTCCTTGGCGAGCTGTATACCGATTTGCCACTGCCGGTAGACGAGCCCTTCGAACACGAGCACTGTGGCAGTTGCAGTGCCTGCCGCAGTGCCTGCCCGACCGGCGCAATTGTTGATGACAGAATCGTCGATGCTCGGGCTTGTATCTCGTACCTGACCATCGAACTGCACGGCGCTATCCCCGAGCATTACCGCGAAGCGATGGGCAACCGCGTGTTCGGCTGCGACGACTGCCAACTGGTCTGCCCCTTCACTCGCTTCACCCGAGTCAGCAATGAAGTCGATTTTGCCCCACGCCATGACCTCGACCGTGCCAGCCTGCTGAGCCTATTCGGCTGGAGCGAGGAGGAGTTTCTCGAGCGCACCGCAGGCAGCCCGATTCGCCGTATCGGCTATGAGCGTTGGCTACGCAACCTCGCCATTGGCCTCGGTAACGCCCCCTGGAGCCGAGCCGTGGAGGCCGCACTGCTGCTGCGGCTTGCCTATCCCTCGGATCTGGTGCGTGAACACGTGCGCTGGGCGCTGGACCGTCAGCGCGACAAGCGTCAGGCCACCATCGCCGTCGCTTGA
- a CDS encoding bifunctional ADP-dependent NAD(P)H-hydrate dehydratase/NAD(P)H-hydrate epimerase, with amino-acid sequence MSVAARNLMRSGQMPLFAADQVRELDRRAIEQDIDGFALMRRASGTAWRWLKARWPGARSLTVFCGSGNNGGDGHVLAALAAQEGRRVQRYSLVPRERLSGDALKAARMADEAGVEWLDWRSDASIDGDVIVDAMLGTGFQGELRAPYVVAIEAINGTGCPVLAIDIPSGVNADGAAAGDIAIKADVTVTFITDKLGLYTGGGAAHSGEVVVEPLGLDAMAHEDITPIAWRLTPECLAEMLPPRPRDIHKGALGFAGIIGGAPGYGGAALLAAEACARIGAGRVMLATAPEHVTASLVRCPEVMARGLIHATQLPPLLASLSVLAIGPGLGQSSWGQAMLQCALERSLPMVVDADALNLLASRFTSMQDTTAHDTTLQRDDWILTPHPGEAARLLDCSVAEVEADRPGAARQLQQRFGGVVVLKGAGTLICGPRGLALCPYGNPGMASGGTGDVLTGFIAGLVAQGLELEQAAQCAVLVHALAGDRAAGQAGERGLLASDLASCARNLINPTMGEDDAAATR; translated from the coding sequence ATGAGCGTTGCGGCCCGCAATTTGATGCGCTCTGGCCAGATGCCGTTGTTCGCCGCCGACCAGGTTCGCGAGCTGGATCGTCGTGCCATCGAGCAGGATATTGATGGCTTCGCGCTGATGCGCCGTGCCTCGGGAACGGCATGGCGCTGGTTGAAGGCGCGCTGGCCGGGAGCGCGCAGCCTGACGGTTTTCTGTGGGAGTGGCAATAACGGCGGAGATGGCCATGTGCTGGCAGCGCTGGCGGCCCAGGAAGGTCGTCGAGTGCAGCGTTATTCGCTGGTGCCTCGCGAGCGTTTGAGTGGTGATGCGCTGAAGGCGGCTCGGATGGCAGATGAAGCTGGAGTCGAATGGCTGGATTGGCGAAGTGATGCTTCCATCGATGGTGACGTCATTGTGGATGCCATGCTCGGTACCGGTTTTCAGGGCGAGCTGCGGGCGCCTTATGTCGTGGCCATCGAGGCCATCAATGGCACAGGATGTCCAGTGCTGGCCATCGACATTCCCTCGGGGGTCAATGCCGATGGCGCTGCCGCCGGCGATATCGCGATCAAGGCCGATGTCACGGTGACCTTCATTACCGACAAGCTGGGGCTGTACACCGGGGGCGGAGCAGCGCATAGCGGCGAGGTCGTCGTTGAACCGTTGGGCCTGGATGCCATGGCTCACGAGGACATTACGCCGATCGCCTGGCGCCTGACACCGGAGTGCCTGGCAGAGATGTTGCCGCCTCGCCCACGGGACATCCACAAGGGGGCTTTGGGGTTTGCCGGTATCATTGGCGGTGCACCCGGTTATGGTGGTGCGGCCTTGCTGGCCGCCGAGGCTTGTGCGCGAATAGGCGCTGGCAGGGTGATGCTGGCCACTGCCCCGGAACATGTGACTGCCAGCCTGGTGCGCTGTCCTGAAGTTATGGCGCGGGGCTTGATTCATGCCACTCAGTTGCCACCGTTGCTCGCGTCGCTCAGTGTGTTGGCGATCGGTCCCGGCCTTGGCCAGTCCAGTTGGGGACAGGCAATGCTGCAGTGTGCGCTGGAGCGATCGCTGCCGATGGTTGTTGATGCGGATGCTCTCAATCTGCTCGCTTCGCGCTTCACTTCCATGCAAGACACCACAGCTCACGACACCACATTGCAACGCGATGACTGGATACTGACTCCACACCCTGGCGAGGCGGCGCGATTGCTCGATTGCTCGGTGGCCGAGGTCGAAGCGGATCGTCCGGGGGCAGCCAGGCAATTGCAGCAACGCTTCGGTGGAGTGGTGGTCCTCAAGGGGGCGGGCACATTGATCTGTGGCCCGCGTGGCCTGGCCCTGTGCCCTTATGGCAATCCCGGTATGGCCAGTGGTGGTACGGGAGACGTGCTGACCGGCTTTATCGCCGGCCTGGTCGCGCAGGGCCTGGAGCTCGAGCAGGCCGCCCAGTGTGCGGTACTGGTGCATGCGCTGGCCGGCGACCGTGCTGCAGGTCAGGCTGGAGAACGTGGCTTGCTGGCCAGTGATCTGGCATCCTGTGCACGAAATTTGATCAACCCGACGATGGGCGAGGACGATGCTGCTGCGACTCGATGA
- the tsaE gene encoding tRNA (adenosine(37)-N6)-threonylcarbamoyltransferase complex ATPase subunit type 1 TsaE → MLLRLDDEDRQVAFGESLGRALEGRGRVHLSGELGAGKTTLARGVLRAYGHQGAVKSPTYTLVEPYELEAGRVNHFDLYRLGDPEELEFIGGRDLLADDCLSLIEWAERGEGWLPEPDLVVALSHADCGREARLEARTAWGESVLARLHVDPQLAGSIVGGMV, encoded by the coding sequence ATGCTGCTGCGACTCGATGATGAAGACCGTCAGGTCGCATTTGGAGAAAGCCTGGGACGGGCCCTGGAGGGACGCGGTCGCGTTCATCTATCAGGTGAGCTGGGCGCTGGAAAAACCACGCTGGCGAGAGGTGTATTGCGAGCCTATGGACACCAGGGGGCGGTGAAGAGCCCGACCTACACCCTGGTGGAACCCTACGAACTGGAAGCCGGACGGGTGAACCATTTTGATCTTTATCGCCTCGGTGACCCCGAGGAACTGGAGTTTATAGGCGGTCGTGACCTGTTGGCCGACGATTGCCTGAGCCTGATCGAGTGGGCCGAACGCGGCGAGGGCTGGTTACCTGAACCGGACCTGGTCGTCGCGTTGAGTCATGCCGACTGTGGGCGCGAAGCTCGCCTCGAGGCCCGTACTGCCTGGGGCGAAAGTGTGCTGGCGCGCCTGCATGTGGACCCGCAATTGGCGGGTAGCATCGTGGGAGGCATGGTATGA